The following coding sequences lie in one Corynebacterium anserum genomic window:
- the yidD gene encoding membrane protein insertion efficiency factor YidD: protein MARRMIRSYQEYLSGLKIGPTCRFEPTCSNYALTAFGRYGPIKGFLLSAARLARCGPWHPGGWDPVPPTRSRRRRFSREKYDAKKK, encoded by the coding sequence TTGGCGCGCCGAATGATCCGTAGTTACCAGGAATACCTGTCAGGACTTAAAATAGGTCCTACGTGTCGCTTCGAGCCCACATGTAGTAACTATGCTCTGACGGCATTCGGTCGCTACGGGCCAATCAAAGGATTCCTGCTCTCAGCTGCTCGGCTAGCTCGCTGCGGTCCATGGCATCCAGGTGGTTGGGACCCCGTACCGCCCACACGCTCTCGGAGACGAAGATTCTCTAGAGAAAAATATGATGCAAAGAAGAAATAG
- the rnpA gene encoding ribonuclease P protein component translates to MLSEQNRLRSSAAFAQAVKHGRKKGSRTVVVYKYEPDNPPLVTNGGPRMGVIVSKAVGNSVVRHKTARIIRAALRNVMADPRGVQFKDTQTFVIRALPYSATAQTGEVEKDVRSCLRRIAQQKTKSL, encoded by the coding sequence GTGTTATCAGAACAAAATCGCCTTCGCTCTTCCGCCGCATTTGCACAGGCAGTTAAACATGGGCGGAAAAAGGGCTCTCGGACTGTTGTCGTCTATAAATATGAGCCCGATAACCCACCTTTAGTAACCAACGGTGGGCCAAGAATGGGTGTTATTGTTTCCAAAGCTGTGGGAAATTCAGTTGTCCGGCACAAGACCGCGCGAATAATTCGCGCGGCTTTGCGTAATGTGATGGCAGACCCCCGTGGTGTCCAATTCAAAGACACACAAACTTTTGTCATTCGCGCACTTCCCTACAGCGCTACAGCACAGACCGGGGAGGTGGAAAAAGATGTGCGCAGCTGCCTTCGACGCATTGCCCAACAGAAAACAAAATCGCTGTGA
- the rpmH gene encoding 50S ribosomal protein L34, which translates to MAKGKRTFQPNNRRRARVHGFRTRMSTRAGRAIVSARRRKGRKSLTA; encoded by the coding sequence GTGGCCAAGGGCAAGCGTACTTTTCAGCCAAATAACCGTCGTCGCGCACGCGTGCACGGTTTCCGCACCCGCATGAGCACCCGTGCTGGCCGAGCCATCGTGTCTGCACGTCGTCGCAAGGGTCGCAAGTCTCTCACCGCGTAA